The sequence below is a genomic window from Dermacentor albipictus isolate Rhodes 1998 colony chromosome 2, USDA_Dalb.pri_finalv2, whole genome shotgun sequence.
CGTCCCACTCACTGTGGAGACTACGCAGGCATCAAGGTGTCGTGCAAGGCGTGGGTAAGAAGGGGAAAATGCCTGCACAAAGGGTAAGGTCTCTTCGCTATTGGAgcctcctaggcgttttccaacAGTTGTGGGTGGTTCGGCGTATTTAAAACGTCCAGCCTTTCGGTGTTGCTTTGGCGGCGCGACACAAATTGTTGACCATACAGGCCAGTCATGAGATCAGTTAAGACTAGTTCTTGTGAAGCTCAACGACACTGAGCTTGAACGACGCTGTGAACGCTCTGTCTTTTCAGTGATATTAGAActgttcttgcattttgtgtgTATACAAGTCTATTataaatctcttgtgcattttgcaacATGGCCTTAGATATCCAAGCACTGAAATGCAGGCCACATGATCAGAATGAGCAGCATTCACTAGCATATCATGAGTTGCCAGAACAAATTCAAAATATTGTGCTGTGACTATCATTACTGCGtcatgaagcaaccagaaatgacagtaccatgcttcacaatACGACATTCATTTCTCTTCTGGTGCGCTTGTACTTCTCTGGCCCCCTTTCCACTGTGTGGGGCTCtcagaaaagcttttctcaggacaGGGGACCATATTGTGTGCTCAAccaggtggcacccatcaccacaacaGTGCCCCAGTCAGTCTCACCTTGTCATCTCTCGTTCTGTCCAGTGACGCCCTTCGCATTTTAAGGCTGAAGGTTTAGCACTGCGCTTCCGATGACTCTCTTTAGAGCTCCGGGACAGTGCTTCCACTGCTAGGGGTAATGCTACAGAACAGCTATTCCACTGACCCCGGACAGGTACGCTATGTTTGAAGAGACAGAGATAAAACTTTGTGCAGGCTGTCCGACATGTATATACATATTTTTCTCTGCGCCTCTTTCTATGCAACAATActttcactggtgaacaggaagacagcgtttctttcctttttttcattatcttttctcagttttacaaggccatatagtaaaataaagaaaacagtatTGACAATATTACAGAGAGGTGGATAGCTATAAGTACATGACATGCTCACATACACAAGTGTAAACATGCATGTAAGGAACATACCTGGTACTCCGTAGACACAGCAGAGAGGTATATGTGTGGTTCATGTCAGTCACACTTATGCCTGCCTGGTGCGCTGCTGCTCCAGACCCACCATCTGGTCCTGTCCCTCCTGAGGCTTTGGAAAGATTgtgaaccagccctgcaattttcCTGAATTATTGGAAACGAATATGTGCGAGCAGAGGATGCCAAAGTGagcaaatgaaatgaacagccaggtgcaacaagtgacatcattcaggtggtgcaggtGGTTTGGCGGGCTTATAAAATGCCTTAATAATCAGATTTACTTGAGCGTTAACACGGTGACGAGGTTGCTTCTGCCTTGCAGTGGTGCCAagactgctgcatgtctggaggTTAAAATTCTCATCATTCTATCATACATGGAAGTATTCCGACTATTTAGTGGAGGCATGGAAAAGCTACTCaagcctacattagcaaaatCTGTGTGGTATTGATTACAGCACACACACtccctccatgttcatgcaaccgaatgtaaacatactgaaaccTGAGGTGTACCTGACGAGTGCAGCACTGTGTTGCTTGCCAACAGCccataggacaggaaaggcaaataCCCGTGCACGCATAGTAAACTTGTCACTAGTGTGCACACTTatttcggcaaactggcataacagatgTATTGCAAGTGCAATATATGACTGTAAACCATGTGCTGCGTCTTCGTCCCATAGCTTGAGCTCAGTGAGAATCAAGCGGTTTGATAAATGTGCAACAGAGTCAGCAATGGTGGGACAGTTCTGCGTGTGTGACAGTTCTTAGGAACTGCACAGCGTGCTCGTCTGCCTCTACAATCTAAAAAGCAATTGGCTTTGATACACGAGCCAGATCTTTCTGACTGGGCAACATTCttgcaccagctttgtcagttttttaGTGCTCCAACTACTTGTGCTGAGGTCGCAAGAAAAGCCCGGAGAGAGTATATAATTCGAGAGTCACGTACCTCTTACATTGTGGATGTCTTTGCAGTGTGCAAACGCATGAACACCACCACACGTATCAAAATGATCGACTGCAACATGTTATTAAAGGCACAAACACTGTTACCTTTTACGTCCTTTGAACGCAGAACCCCAGCACCTCCAACACTTCTAGGGAACCGTTTTATTGTAAGCGAGCTAGAGCTATGGCAAGGAAGAAACAACACACACTATGTACGGATGAGGAAGATGGAGGAAAGTCACGTattgcgctcacaatatcgctaacgtggtaGCTTCCCAAAGGAAGCGGTCACACCACTGCATTTAATGTGTATGCACAGGGATTCTCATGTCTTCCCTGTCCAAGGGACTGGTAGCAAGCAGCACAGCACTGGTAAGGTGCATTCAAATTACATTCTTAAAAATTGAGAAAAGGCCGATTCAGCACAAAGCAACGACCTGACACCCTTCCCAACAAACCTGTTGAACTGGCATTAAGTTTCAGATGTTTGAGGTCACACATAGGTAAACCAATGGGCTAGCTGACTGGTgatgtagaagtcgcggggcgcttttttcgttgcgacgatagatccgatttttttacaagtactgctccacgAAGgcgcatgtaaccggcaaacagaggcctcaggagagcaccttaGATTATAATCAAGGAAGATGCGCAAGGTCTCTAGGGTACCCAAGGGGCATCGGGGGAATCAAAACTGGAAGCAGGACGGTCCATAGGTTAGGGTatgttgccccaacccacggaacaccctgcttccagcttcgTCCGCAAAAGCGGACAGCTGAtcgtaaaatgcgtcagaaaattcgtaaagtacgacttacacacagcctacaggtatcatagatatactactagcacgcgcagacctcggcgagccccaaaccatggaccagtccgggttctagctcaggtgtccccgttaccgatttggtttcctggagacgccgccaataatATGAAACAGTGACACGTTGCTactagtaaaaaacacgatttaaGAAATCTAATTGCGCCCAGCCGCTAACTTGCGacgctacgttcagcactgccgcgcccCATGACTTCTACAACGTCTGTGAGAACTTCGCCAATGAATGTTCGTTCTTGGCAATACTTAGAACTTGTGAATTTTGAGTACCGTTCATGCTTAACTCTGTATTGCTCTGCAGCTTAGTGAAGCACTACGCTTGCGTGCAGCGTATGTACGTACACATCTTACCTGATAGTCCGTGAACGGGGTCTTGTACAAAtatccgctgaagaagaaaagactacacGGTCACATGTGTTAAAACACATGCCAAACTTGAAAAAAACAGTTGCACAATGAACCTCCACACGTTAAAATAACAAGATAATCACTTTAAaggcgaaaactattgaaaactttgcatgcgcaaatccgccattgctgctgatatcGATGTTGATCAGGCTGTCCCCTTGCGATCGAGTCGGCAAGCGCGTGGAAGCGCAATGTagccaaaataaagaaaactgtgcatcaacgcgaaatacacacacgcaaaagaaaaataCTTGGGATTCTCTATAACGACGTCTCCAACCCCTTGACTGATCTTTCATACAGCTCGCTGCATTAATTAAAATATCTGAAGTGCATTGTTTTCTTATCGCGcaaaaaaattctgcgcttaagCTTACCCACACAAACACCCGGCGCAAATTCGTAGAACGCTACCAGTGCAGCCACCCCCCCCCCATTCCAAATGAAAGATACAAAAGACTAATGAATAATCGACTAATCATTTTATTTGTTGTAGaaaatcaaatttggtgcagtaagCAATGGATAGAATTAAGCATATAGCTTCTtggagaccaaaaaaaaaaaatctgtcttGAAACTTGACGTGGTGCCGCGGCAAATTGCGAGTATAcgattgaaaataattgtttgtgcatgagtaagcttctcaaaaggagtttcaagtgtttccatggtATGGCAAAGTTGTATCTTGGCtcatcaagcttttttttttgttcatattggtcaattatgtttaCAAAACGAATTGGAAATCCCAATAGTTTTGTTTCTTACCGGGGGGGAGGAGACACAGAGTCGAGCCACAGCTTCGAAACAATCTTTTATTTAAAGGTGGTCACATATAGCAACACCGACACGGTAGCTCACGACAAAGCAACTTTCACTCGCTTTGTCCAGATacttggttcaagttgcatgtaatgcttcatctccaagctttGAGTGGTTTCTTAAAAGCATTGTGAAACTTACATCATGTTTTTATGTTACACCTCATCATCTCATAGCAAAATATCTGAAACGCATGAACAAGAGGAATCAGGCCAGCACATATTTACAGAAACAGACTCTTCACAGTGCAGTCTACAATTGCAACaattacagcagaaactgtcagtcACATGATATGAGCAAAGCATAACTGTTCTTTTCGTGGGAAAGCCTCAGTCTCATGCCGACATTAACCCATATGATGGTCGTCAAGGCAGAGGTCATCATtggcaatgtttgaaagattttcataaaaTATAAACTGAATGTCTGGAGTATTTATCATAAGGGAAGCAGAAACTCGCACAGCTTCTAAACAGCGCTTTGCAGTGCTAAATGTATGCTAGCTATTGACAGTAGGAAATAGTATGACTGTTACGACTGTTAAACAAGACAGAagctcacaggaatatgaaggcttgaagtgataaacagtgtttggaggATAAATGTAGCTGTAGTGAACCTTACGACAAAGATTCGCCTTCATCAGTGCCGCAATTAAGGTCTCCACAGCAACCTTTATGCACGCTTAGCTCACTCTCCTACACCCtcaatgtaggatgaagaggagaatGAGATAGTgcatagagtgaagaaagttgaAAGGcagaaaagaaatggggagacagtgaaagagaaggtaggagcacactgaaacactacacGCCATCCAATGCACTTCCTTACATCTATGCACAGACATACTTACCAGCGGCTCATATGACAAGCTTGGAGGCACctctcgtgctctaacacacgTACCATCCAGCAGCTGTCACATAGCCACATAACAAAGATGACTTCTGggtctgtacctattttcacagaacacttaccagcagctcatacaacaagcatggaggcatctctcgtgctctaacacacataccatccagctgtgacatatggctgcacaccTCAACCTGCTTCAATAAGGCATGACAGCACAATAGtactgcaccacttctctcttcctaactGTACTGGAGGCTTGTTAGCAGTAATCGTGCCCTGCTGAAGTGGTTATTTCTTCAGTTTCTATGCTGCTGTTCGTGAGCTGTCGTTTAAGGACTTCCTTTTGAGCTTCAGTGGGCCTTGAAAGGCTAGATGATGGCTGTGACAATCTAGGTTTTCTTGTAGAGTGAAATCTTAACTGGTGCTCAACTTTTTTGTTTGCTGGTTCATTTGGAtggtctggcatctttctttttcgGTCACTTTCAacaagcatgaaaactggctcaaacaacttgtttgccttctcagccacaccctcagagacttcaccatctgatattgcctgtctgactgagtcCATTTTTGCTTTTAAGAGTGCTGAGCTtgacactgctttggctgcttccagctttgttatactctGCACAATGTGCAATGCCTGGCTTGCCTCACATGTTTCTTCGGGTGAGCTCTCGTGGTCCTTGTCGCTGCTAGTTGGATTAGCGATGACCACACAGTGAATGTGCTTGCACACTGTAAAGCGCATGAGATGGTCATAGCAAGTGCACATGTAAGTATGCACACAGACTGCGCATTCCTTGCAGctcaaaggacagcaagcaccatctCCCACTTTCGACACTTTATACGAGAGCCCTTTAATAGACTGAGATGGCACAGTCCATGTGCCATCTTCGTTTAATCTGGCACAAActgccatttcactgccagacctgtgGTTCTTCTGAATTGTGCTCAGCTTCTGACCCTTTGCCCCTTTTATCATCTGGATAGCCCTCTTCATTAAAAAATGATAAGTCAGgtccatgagggcagaaattagtttgtcaACACGCTTATTTTGTTTTCCCTCCAGTATAGTATGCTTTAACGTCCTGTGCAtgctctcaaggtgcatgttGGTGTTGACAGGTGCTCTAGTCCTAAAGCAATAGGCCCACTCTTGTGGcctaactgcatagtggtctttgaagtacttcaggaagtccctcagtttttcttcctcactagaaaggaattTTTTGAGATACTTTTTAAATTCCTCTTCGTCAAGAAACTCTATCAGTAGCCGCACACTATGGTAGACATCTGGCCTAAGCTGTTTCTCTACACACTCGAGTATCTTCTTACGCCAATTCTTATCCACATGCCaggcacagagaagtttctgttttgGAGCACCCATGACAATGCACCATGCGTTGTAGAATTGCGAAGCATCATCAGACATAAATGTCTTAGCGGCCACTTTTTTGGCTATGGCCGACTCCAGACatttgaagaatgctgtcaaagtttgctcgttcatccgattgcagatgaaataagctatagGTACACCTGATCCTACTTTATCTAGCACCAGAAGAGTGGTCAGCTCAAACTGGTACCCTGTAGTTCcatgtgtggagtcaagacatacagtccctgcagggcccaatTCTTCTAGTAActccttctgaggctctgtcatcagaacaagagcaaagtctgctgaagaaaatgtaccacttgggtccactgcaccttgtgccttgtacaggcggacaagtgtttcacctttttctttcatcgCAAGCACCCACGTgtctacactgacagcgtcattagtgtgacaacgttcaggagcagcaatgttaaactgccgtttgatgttatgcagggttgtccgctctgccaagtgcactggcctcagcttggatgccacagatgttcttaTTCGTTTTAGGATGATTTTCATGGGCACACCCCGTTCTAGGTCCTCTGCTATGCTGGCCTTTTCCTTTTCACTCATTCTCAAGTgctgaatttcttgtttatgaccataatggtttctttgatacctgacttttatggtggtgcCTTCAGGTGTCGTACTCCGAGTGCTGTCCTTTGTGACagtaataaatgaaagacatatcttaccagacctacagctccccTGACTTTTCTCCCGGCGGCCACTCtgaccttcctttttccttgcctcgcctgaTCTATTACAATAATAGTGGATCCTTGTCTCTCCAGTGGCCAGCTTTTTGGGGCCCGtgggcaaaatgaaccagcagttttggctgctctcttcttctgctttccattcatAAAATTCTGTAATAAATGCACAAAATAGCATTAGATAGTGACAAGTACTTTGGCGAGcgagatgcaaacaaaaataatcactcTGAAGCCCTTGGACACAGGCTAATGTAGCATTAAttttactccctcaccttcaactTCACCATGTCATGAGGTCAGccttgatattgctcaaatttctgttGAAACTGAATTTCAAATGCGATATTTAccatattagttttgttttatTAAGAAACAAATCtgaaacttaagcatgatctatcctcactccttcctcaatattgaATCGGACTGTACGTTCACCGCAATGCTGTTACGATGACACAAAGACAAACTGACAGCACATGGTACAAGCTACGCCTCAGAACAATGCCCAAATCCCTTCtctcagtttcttcttgaaaagctctttcttttcaagaagagcttgaTTTTTTACTGTAGATAAgggcttggcgagggagtgttccatAGTCACGCGGCtatgatctggcttgggcatgcgcctggttcgaagaggcagcattatGTGCGATTTCAATAGACCAGTTGTTaagtctgcgttcgtcctgtcttctacTTCGGTGTCTCGTCGCAAGCGCAGTtcaaattcacacacacacacacacacacacacacacaaaaaatgtcttaccaagtagcctcctaacacactcttcttaaagAAAGGATTGCGTATGCGTAAGATTTCGCTCTATTTTATTAAATCTACCAccacagtccttcaattgaaggactgtggTGGTACTAAAAAATTTTCCTAATCTACGCCgggagaccaagccgctgacggCCGCAATTTGAAGTGTGGTCCTCGATCTACGTCTCTGCCGCATGGCGGCctgtactgaggcgaagactACGCCACGCACGCAAGCAGCGCACAACGTCAGAACGCAGAGCAAATGCTTCCTCTCGGTTAAGGGATTGCGCGAGCGTCAAATTTCGTtctattctatgaaatgtactACTAAAGAGTTTTCCCACAATACGCTGGGAGACCATCCCGGCGACATCCGGAAATTCAACTGTGGTCCCGGTTGCGTGTTTCTATTTAGGCCCAAGCCCagcgctcgaccgctgcgccactATGCGGTGCTCGCACGAACCACCGTTTTAGGTACTTTTTCACCGAAGCGGCGCGGCACGCGCCCTAGATCTCACTAGGTACGTCCCTAGGCACTAGGGAGATGCGGTACGCCTGGGGCGCACACGCCCAGCACTCTGCTCAGCCCAAGCCCGCTTTGCCTGCATTCGCAAAGTTTGGGCGCGTGTAGGTaagctttttgttgttgtttttctgcaTGTCACGCGATAGTTTGTTTAATATGCGTAATGTGTGGCGCCTGTGCCTTGCTACTCTTTCGCCTGGAAGAGAGGCAGTGATGTGAAGAAGGACGCTTCATTGCAGCGATTATATGGCTGGTGCGAGAAACGCTCCATATACCACACGATTATCCCAGCTTTTGTAGATCGAAGTGCTTCGCGCACCATATACACCTCGTTATCACGTCCCTTTATCCCCTTATCCATACTGAAAAATTTCGTCGTGTGTTACTcctagcgcacgcacgcacgcaacatTTATTTCGGAGTAGCCTAGGCGGCGTGTATTGAAAAACCCATACGCCTTTAGCGACGCGATCACTTGTATCAAGTACAAGTGCTCCACATGTAGAACGTATTGTTTTGTAATAAACTGGTAGACACTCGTGCCGCCC
It includes:
- the LOC139055804 gene encoding uncharacterized protein, translated to MSEKEKASIAEDLERGVPMKIILKRIRTSVASKLRPVHLAERTTLHNIKRQFNIAAPERCHTNDAVSVDTWVLAMKEKGETLVRLYKAQGAVDPSGTFSSADFALVLMTEPQKELLEELGPAGTVCLDSTHGTTGYQFELTTLLVLDKVGSGVPIAYFICNRMNEQTLTAFFKCLESAIAKKVAAKTFMSDDASQFYNAWCIVMGAPKQKLLCAWHVDKNWRKKILECVEKQLRPDVYHSVRLLIEFLDEEEFKKYLKKFLSSEEEKLRDFLKYFKDHYAVRPQEWAYCFRTRAPVNTNMHLESMHRTLKHTILEGKQNKRVDKLISALMDLTYHFLMKRAIQMIKGAKVCKHIHCVVIANPTSSDKDHESSPEETCEASQALHIVQRKLQGWFTIFPKPQEGQDQMVGLEQQRTRQA